In Corynebacterium aquilae DSM 44791, the genomic stretch CGTTGATGGTGACGTTGCCGGATACCGCGCCTGCCACCTACCGGGGTGGGCTGTTGGCCGCATCGCTGTGCACCGCCGTGCTGATTTCTTCCGTGGTCGCCGGCCCCAGCATTTTGTCTTCCCTGGTCAACTTCACCCCGCTGCGGTGGTTGGGGGAGCGGTCTTTCTCCCTGTACCTGTGGCACTGGCCGGTGGTGGTGCTGTTGCGCCACCTGCTGCCTACCTTCCGCCCCTTAGAAGTTGGCACCATTGCGTTGGTGATCAGCATCCCGCTGGCCGCCTGGTCCTACGTGGCCATCGAGGAGCCGATCCGCCGTGGCGGTTATAAGGTGACCGCTAAAAGGTTTTTGGATCATGTCACCGCCGACGGCCCGGCGGCGGCGCGGGCGTTTGCGCGCCTGTGTGTCTCGGGCGCCTTGATCATCGCCACCATCGTGGTGTTGGCGACCGCGCCCACCCAGTCGGCGCTGGAGCGAGACCTGGCGGAGTTTAAGAAACTGGCCGAGCAGAAAATGCCCCCGCCGGCCCCCGCCCCGACGTCCACCGCCCCGGCCGGCCCCAGTCGCACGATGCCCACCGGTGAAAACATCATTGCCATTGGTGATTCGGTGATGCTGGCCAGCTCCCCGGCGCTGATGGAAAAATTCCCCGGCATCTACGTCGATGGTGAGGTCAGCCGCGCGCTGGTCAGTATCCCCCCGGTGTTGCAAAGCTACTCGGATCAGGGCCTGCTGCGGGATGTGGTGTTCTTGGGCTTTGGTACCAACTCCAACATTCAGGGCGAAACCATCGACACCGTCATGGACATCATCGGCCCCGACCGCACGGTGATCATCACCAACCCTTATGGCGACCGGTGGTGGATTCCGGAATCTCGCGCCGCTATCGCCTCCGCGCTAGAGCGCTACCCCAACCTGTATGTCGCCGACTGGTGCCACAGTGCGATGAGTGATCATTTGCTGTTGCGCCCGGACATGATTCACCCCACCGTGGAAGGCGCAACCGTTTACGCTGAGGATTTCGCCACGGCCTTGCAGCAGTGGGTGGACGATGATCGCCAGACCCCGCCGGAGTGTGGCCTCTAAGGCCTTGGCACTTCGCCTGTAGTGCTTTGTGTTCTTTGTCTTCACCCCCGTCGTGTCACGGCGGGGGTGAGGCCTTTGTGGTCGCTGGTGGGATGCTGCTGGGGTGGGGGTTGTTGTGCGGCTACTCGCCGTGCGCTGAACCTAAAAAGAGTCTTAGAAACGGGAACAGGGCATAATGGTGGGCATGACTCGACTCTTTGGTACCGATGGTGTTCGCGGTCGCGCGAACCAAAAAATTACTGCACCTTTGGCTTTGCGCCTGGGTGCCGCCGCCGCGCACGTGCTCACCAGCGAAAATCGCACCTCTAAGCGTCGCCCCACCGCGATCATTGGGCGTGACCCGCGCGTGTCCGGCGAGATGCTTGCCGCGGCGCTGGCAGCCGGCATGGCTAGCCAAGGAGTCGACGTTTTGCGTGTCGGTGTGCTGCCCACCCCGGCGGTGGCCTACCTCACCGATGACTATGGCGCGGATATGGGAGTGATGATTTCTGCGTCCCACAACCCCATGCCGGACAATGGCATCAAGTTCTTTGCTGCCGGCGGTAAGAAGCTTGCCGACGTGGTGGAAGACGAGATCGAAGCGACCATGAGCCATCTGCCCGAAACTGGCCCCACCGGCCATGGGGTGGGTCGTGTTCTGGAGGAAGCCCCCGACGCCCGCGAACGCTACCTGCTGCACCTCAACCAGGCGGTCCGCCAGGATCTGACCGGTATCAAGGTAGTGGTGGACTGCGCTAATGGCGCGGCCTCTGAGATCGCGCCTTTGGCTTATGAGGCGGCTGGCGCGGAAGTGATCGCCATCCATAACAAGCCGAATTCCTACAACATCAACGACGAGTGCGGCTCCACCCACATGGACGACATCATGAATGCCGTCCGGGAGCACGGCGCCGATCTGGGTTTGGCCCACGACGGTGACGCCGACCGCTGCCTTGCCGTCGATGCTGAAGGCAACCTGGTCGATGGCGATGAGATCATGGCGATCCTGGCGATCGCGATGGAGGATGCCGGCAAGCTCACCAAGTCCACTTTGGTGGCCACCGTGATGAGCAACCTGGGTTTGCAGCTGTCGCTCAAGGAGCTGGGCATCAAGACCTTGGCCACGCAGGTCGGCGACCGCTACGTGCTTGAGGAGCTTGCCCGTGGCGGCTACGCGCTGGGTGGTGAGCAGTCCGGCCACATCGTGATGAGCGACTTCGGTACCACCGGTGATGGTGTGCTCACCGGCCTGTCGCTGATGGCCCGCATGGCGGAGACCAAGATGTCTTTGCGTTCCCTGGCTGATGCCATGAAGCGTCTCCCGCAGCACCTGATCAACGTGCCGGTCAAGGACAAGTCCATCATCCTCGACGACTTGGCAGTGCAAAAGGCGATGCATGATGTGAAAAGCGAGCTCGGCGAAAACGGCCGTGTGCTGCTGCGCCCCTCTGGCACTGAGGAACTGTTCCGCGTGATGGTGGAAGCCCCCACCGATCAGCTGGCCCGCGACATCACCCACCGTCTGGCGCAGGTTGTCGCCTCCGTGGAGCCGAAGAACTAGCCGCAAAACTTTTCCGCGCCCGCCCCAACACTGTGGATGCTGGGGTGCTGGCGTGGGTTTACGAAACCACCCGTGCGTTTGTGCATGGGTGGTTTTTGCTATCCCCACACCCCCATGACGGGTTCGGCTGGAACCAAAAAAGGCTATCGCTGTCTCTAACCCAGCAGTGAGGCACCCGCAACGCCGCTGAATTTTTTGTCAACGGTGCGCGAAATCTTGCCCCACCACGCCACCTCATAGCCGATCAACATCACCGGGGAAGGACACAGCTTTGGACGCCGACTCTTTCATCGATATCGATTCCAGCGTCGCCCGCGATCATCTCTCAACCATGCTTGCCGAGTTACGGGCCGGAAAGGGATTGTTGTCACCACCGGGGGCGTTGCCGGCGGATTCAGCGGGCAGAGGCTTTAGCGACTATGCGGGCGCCATCAACGAGCTGCTGCAGGCTTTGCATGTGCAGCACACCACGATGGTGTCCCACGTGGAGGCAGCCCTGTTAGCCGCAACGAGCACAGTCGACGACATCGATGTCACCGACGACAGCAATAGCACCGCATTTGCCGGATACACCATGGAAGGGGAGTAGATGAGCACGATGAATAAGGCCCCGTTGGGGGAGCTTGATCATCTCGCCGCCGAACTCGCCGCGGCATCGCTGGGGCTGTATATCCCCAACATGACCGCGCACCAGCAGCTCAACGAGCACTATCACCGCACCGACGGCCTGAATACGGGGCCGTGGAAAAACGCCGCGACGAATTTAAGCAAACGGCCCAAAATTACTCGCCCCATCGGCGGGCTTAAGGGCCTGGTGGTGCAGTTGTTGATCGGGGTGGCCGGTGGCCAGATCAGCGATGCCATCTCGTCACTGTTTAGCCGGGCCGACACCAAGGGCCAAAACAGCGCAGCCTTTGCCTCCTTGCTGGAGGAAGCAATCAGCGTGATCGATGGGATCAACGAAGACGCCGACAAGGCCATTTCGACGGTGCTGTATTCACTACCGTCAACCATGTCGCCGATCTTGACGGTGCTGCGCCTGATTAACCCGGCCACCCACCCGGCGGAGTTTTCCACGGCAGTCACCTGTGGCACGACGGTGATGAACCAGGCCTTGGAACTCATCAGTGCCCTGTGTGCGATGCGCGACGAGGCGTTAAAGTCCTGTTACCAACAAATCTTGGATTGCGGTGGGCAACACCTAGACACCGATACCAAGCCTCTGCCGGGCGCTATCGCGCAGAAGGTGGACGAGTGCGAGTTGGCGCCAGCAAATAGTTCTTCTTCGGCAGGTAGCGGGTCGGGGTCTGCCGCCGCGACACCCGCGGCCCCGTCAGCGGTTGGGGCGGGCGCGCAGGAGGATTGTGCCCCGCAACAGCCTGCTGCGGCGCCATCGGCACCTCAGCCTTCCCCGGCGGCACCCCAGCCTGCTGCGTCGCAGCCGGCAGCTGTGCAGCCCCAGCCCACCGCACCCGCAGCGGTCAGCCCCGGAACTGAACCGGCACCAGCACCGCCAGCAGCACCGCCTGCTGCGCCGGCGCGCCCGGCGGAAACCCCGCCTGCTAGTGCTACCCCGACCCCGGCTCCCCCAACCCCGGCGACTCTGGCACCTCCGGCAGCCTCGGCCCCGGCGCCAAGCTCGCCGGGCACCCCGGTGGCGGCCCAGAACTGCGAGGACGACACCAAGACGACCTCCGGATCGTCCTCCTCGCCGGCGCCCGCGCCGAAGACACCGACTCCCGCCCCGCCACCAACCCCCACCGTTCCGGCATCAGCGGCTACTCCCACTCCGACAACACCGGTGGAGCCGGCATGTGATGAGGACGCACCGAAGCCCCCAGCACAACCTGATTCCTCCCCGGAATCGGACACCGCAACGCCCCCAAGCGAGGAATGCGACACCACACCGGATACGTCCAGCGAGACGGAAGGATCCACCGATACTGCCGAGGATTGTGAGGAAACCACCGAGACGGCCTCGGCAGAAGAATCCGAGTCGAGCAGTAGTGATGAACAGCAGCAAGACGAGGAAGCCGGTTCCATCCTGGACGACATCATTGACACGGTGTCCGCGGTTGATTGGAAGTTCATCGGCCAAGGTGTGCTCGCGGTGGCAGGTATTGGCGTGGCGATCGCTGGAGTTGGCGCCTTGGCCCACGCGGTGGTCTCCAGTGGTGTTCTCGACGGGGTGCTAGCACCGCCAGCGGACACCCCGCCCCCGCCACCTGCGCCCGCGCCTGCACCGGCGCCTGCACCGGTGGTCCCGGCAGCTCAGGACTGCCCGCCCGCACCCCCAGCACCCGCACCCCCTGTTGCGCCTGAACCGGCACCGACCGGACCGGTGAAAGGCATTCCCCGAAAGGCAGGCACCTGGTGAGCACCACCCCTAGCTTCGATGATTACCTCCAAGGCTTCCGCGCCCGCGCCCTCGAACGCATGGAAGCTTTCGAAAAAGCCGTAGAAAAAGCACAGTCCACAGCAGTTCAGGCCGGCAAAAACGCCAGCCACAGCCCACCGGCTGGCCGCACCCCAAACACCCCACCATCGGCCACCCACCGGGCGCACAGAACAAAGAAGTTCGTCAACGACAGGTGGTAAACCGCCTTTCGGCATGAAAAAACCAGCAGGGAAGAAGAAACAAGCTTCCCTGCTGGTGGGGGAGAAAACCTTAAGCGCGGTAGCGGGTTGCACGCTCGTGCAACTGCTCGCCAGTCAAGGACGTCACCTTCTTGGCCTCAGCCTCCGGATCGGTGAACGCCTTGTACTTGCGCTCCCCCTCCAGGGTGGCCAGCAGGAAGCCGGTCATCAGACCGCGCGCAATTTCAATGGCACCATACTGCGGCAAACCCAAGCCCAGTACCAGCTTGGCGCCCAAAGCCTCAGAGAAACCGAACTGGGTGGCCTTATCGATCTCCCGGTAGCAGACCTCGCCCTTCCACGCCTCGGCGACAGCGGCAGGGTTACCGGAATCAACCAACGTGTCCTCACCGGCACCCAGAATCAACCCGGGGCAGCTCACCGCCGAAGCAGCGGCCTCCTCCGACGGGGTCGTCGCGGCAGGGTACAGGGCGACACAGGCCTTGATTTTGTTTCGTCCGGCTGCGGACAGCACCGCAGCGCCACCACCCATGCCATGCCCGACCACACCAATCTTGCCGGGCGACACAGTCGCCTTGCCCTCACCCAGTTTCACCCCGGTGACGATCTGCAACGCGCTCGTCAGATCCTGGGCAAAGCCCGCGTGATTAGGGTTGATGCCGGTTTCGGTGTTCGGGGCGGCAACCACGATGCCCCAGCTCGCGAGGTGGCGCAACGTGGCGTGATACTTATCGACCGACGTCATCCAATCATGACCAAAAGCGACCGCGGGCAACGCATTACCCTCAGCCGGGGTGTACACCTTGCCGGGCAGCCCGGCATAGTCAAGGTCGCCAACGAGGACGCGGTGCGGTCCACGCTTGCTCAGACGAGTCAGGTTCTTTTTCAAATCACTAGCCACAAAAACACACAATAGTAGATAGGGGTCATAGCCGGGGTCTTTTACCCCGCCCCCAAACCCCCACCACGTATCTGGACCACCCCAGTCGCGCGCAGCCGAAAGGGGAGCCGGTGGGAAAAACCACGGAACATAAACTAGGCTTGCCGATATGTGTGGAATCGTAGGATACGTTGGCCAGCGCCCTGGCCTCACCGTCGCTGTTGAAGCTTTGCGACGGATGGAATACCGAGGCTATGACTCGTCCGGCGTGGCAATCGCCGACGGACAAGGCCATATCAATGTCGTCAAAAAGGAAGGCAAACTCGCCAACCTGGACGCCCTGATCGAACAAGTCGGCCCCGACAACCTCGCGGGCACCACCGCCATTGGGCACACCCGCTGGGCCACCCACGGCCGCCCCACCGACGCCAACGCCCACCCCCACTTCTCCTTCGATAAGAAGGTCGCCATCGTCCACAACGGCATCATTGAGAACTTCGCGCCGCTGCGCGAACAACTCATCAACGATGGTGTGGAAATGGCCTCCGAAACCGACTCCGAGGTCGCAGCCCACCTGTTGGCCCAGGCATACAACGACGGTGAGACCGCCGGCGACTTCGAAGCCAGCGCACTGAAGGTCCTCAACCAACTCGAGGGCGCCTTCACCCTCCTGTTCGTTCACGCCGACCACCCCGACACCGTCATCGCCGCCCGCCGCTCCACCCCGCTGATCGTCGGTGTCGGTGAAGGGGAGATGTTCCTCGGCTCCGACGTCGCAGCATTCATCGAGTTCACCAAGAACGCCGTCGAACTCGGCCAAGACAACGTCGTCGTCATCACCAAGGACGACTACAAGATCATGAACTTCGACGGCACCACCGCCGAAGGCAAACCCTTCACCATCGACTGGGACCTCGCCGCCGCCGAAAAGGGCGGCTACGACTCCTTCATGCTCAAAGAAATCCACGAGCAGCCCGAAGCAGTCCGCGACACCCTGGCCGGTCACTTCGTCGACGGCCGCGTCGTCCTCGACGAACAAAACCTCACCGAGCAAGACCTGAAGAGCATCGACAAAGTCTTCGTCGTCGCCTGCGGCTCCGCCTACCACTCCGGCCTGCTCGCCAAATACGCCATCGAACACTGGGTGCGCATCCCCGTCGAAATCGAAGTCGCCAGCGAATTCCGCTACCGCGACCCCGTCCTCGACTCCCGCACCCTCGTCATGGCGATCTCCCAATCCGGTGAAACCGCCGACACCCTCGAAGCAGTGCGCCACGCCAAAGCCCAAGGCGCCAAAGTGCTGGCCGTGTGCAACACCAACGGCGCCCAGATTCCCCGCGAATCCGACGCCGTCCTCTACACCCATGCTGGCCCCGAAATCGGCGTGGCCTCCACCAAAGCCTTCCTCGCGCAGGTGGCAGCCAACTACATCGTAGGCCTCGCCCTGGCACAAGCCCACGGCACCAAATACCCCGACGAAATCGCCCAAATCTGGGACGACCTCTCCGCCATCCCCGCAAAGGTCTCCGACCTGCTCAACTGCGAGGACGCCGTCCTGGACATCGCCCGCGAACTCGGTGCCATCCGCACCATGCTGTTCCTCGGCCGCGGCGTCGGCTTCCCCGTCGCCCTGGAAGGCGCCCTCAAACTCAAAGAGCTCGCCTACATCCACGCCGAAGGCTTCCCCGCCGGCGAACTCAAGCACGGCCCCATCGCCCTCATCGAAGACGATCTACCCGTCGTCGTGGTGGTGCCCTCCCCGCGCGGCGTGAAAGTCCTGCACTCCAAGATCGTCTCCAACATCCAAGAGATCCGGGCCCGCGGCGCTAAAACCATCGTCATCGCCGAAGAAGGCGACACCGACGTCGAGCCCTTCGCGAACTGGCTCATCCGCATCCCCGAATCCTCCACCATCATGCAGCCCCTGCTGGCCACCGTGCCCCTGCAGTTCCTGGCCGCAGAAATCGCCCGCCAATGCGGCAACGAGGACATCGACAAGCCCCGCAACCTCGCGAAGTCCGTCACCGTCGAATAACACACGGTGACATTGGCCACCGGCCACCACCGACGAAAACACCCGGCCCCAACAAAACCACAGTTGAGGCCGGGTTTTTCATGCCCACTTCCACCGGGCGGCCAGCCCAAAACACCCACGCCAGTCGTATATTCTCAAAACCAAAAACCCCACAACCAGCACCCGGAAGAACCCAAAACACCGAAATGAACACCAGCCGGCGCGCCCGCCTCCTCGCCCTGATCACCGCCACCGCCCTGATCACCACCGCCACCCCCACCCACGCCCAATCCGGACTGCACTACGACAACCCACCCAGCCCAGAAGTCACCGCCGGCAGCCCCATCGCACAAGCCACCGCATACCTCGAACTCGGCGACCCGGCAGTCATGCAACAATGCACCGGCACCCTCATCGCACCCCGCTGGGTCATCACCGCCAAACACTGCTACGTCCCCGGATTCTGGGACAACAACACCAGCGCCTCCACCATCCGCTTCGGCATCGACAACAGCGGCGAAAAATACACCGCCACCGAACTCATCCCCTCCGCCACCTCCGACATGCTGCTCGTCCACCTCAACAAGCCAGCACCCGGCACCCCACTCAAACTCGACAACCACAACCTGTTCAAACAAGACACCGGCACCAACGCCAACTGGGCCAGCACCAACCTCGGGGCGCAAGGCTCCACCAACTACCGCCTGCACAGCTCCACCGGCACCGTCGAACGCCGGGTCGTCCTCCGCGACGGCTACTACAAATACCCCAACACCCCCCTGATCAAAACCAAAATCAACCAAGGCCGACTCCACCCCGGCGACTCCGGCGGCCCCTTCATCGTCGACGGCAAACTCGCCGGCGTCCTATCAACCAGCGACCAAAACGCACCCGTAGGCCCCGGCGAACACGGCTTTTTCACCCCAACCGCCGAACACCTCACCTGGATCGCCGGCACCATCGGACTAGCCGTCGACACTCCCACCGGGCCCACCATGCCCCTCCAAGAAGACGGCAGCTACCTCGCAGTCAACGACGTCCCCGACGTCTCCGACGAACCCGCAGCAACCCCAACCCAGCCCGACACCACCCCCACCGAACCCGCACCCGCCGACCCGGCCCCCGCGACGGTCACCACCACCGTCACTGTCACCCAACCCGCACCTGCCCCCGCAACCGTCACCGTCACCGAACCCGCACCGGCGCCACCAACCGTCACCAAAGTCATCGACTACGGCCCACCCGCCGTCATCACCCGCACCGAAACCACCACCATCACCAAGCAGAAGGCACCCGAAACCACCACCCGCACCATCACCAAAGAACCCACCCCTATCACAATCACCAAAACCCACACCCCCACACCCATCACCACAACCACCACCGTCACCAAGGAACCCACCCCACTAACCACCACCGTCACCAAACCCGCCCCGGCGCCCAAAACCACCACGGTGACGCTGCCAGCACCTGCACCCAAAACCACTACGGTGACGCTGCCAGCACCTGCGCCTAAAACCACCACGGTGACCGTCACTGAAAAACCCCAACCCACCACTGTCACCCGCACCGTGACAGCCACCGTGGAAAAGCCTGTGACCACCACCGTCACCGCAACAAAAACCGTGGAAAAACCCGTCACCACCACAGCGACTACCACCGCTACCGTCTACCGACAGCAACCCGCACAGCCCCAAAAAACCATCACGACCACCGTCACCGCGCCCGCCAAAACCACCACGGTGCGCATCAAAGAACCCCACACCACCACCGTCACCACCACCGTGGAACGCGCCCACAACCACACCACCACGGTGCGTGTTCCAGCCACCGCACAGAACAGCAGCTCCACCGGCAGCAGCGACCTGACCCCCATCATCACCGGGGCAGGAATCTTCGCAGCACTCGCCGCCATCCTCACCCACATCTTCGGAACCGAGCTGCACAACTGGCCCATCATCGGCTGGATCCTCACCAGCCTCCACCGCTAAAACACCCCCACTGTCCCGCCGGCAAGTACCCACACAACGTACTTCCCGGCGGGACAGTGGCATTTTATGGTGAGCTAAAAACACACCCCTTAAACACACACCCCGCGAGGACACCATGACCACCACTCCCGGCACCGTCACCACCACCCCCATCTACACCCCGGAAATGGTCTACCACGCCGAACAGCCCCTCCTGGCCACCCAAGGACTCGGGCTGATGAAACAGGCCGCATTCGCCCTGGCCACCGAATGCGCCCGCATCCTCAAACACCAACGCCCAGCCGGCCCCAGCGGAGCCCGCATCGTTGTGCTCACCGGCCCCGGCAACAACGGCGGCGACGGACTCTATGCCGCCGCCGAACTCGCACGCCGCGGCGCGCACATCACCATCATCACCAACACCACCCCACACCCCCAGGCCCTCGCAGCCCTCCAACACCACCACCACCCACACATCACAGACGACCCCACCACCATCGACACCCCACACCTTGTCATCGACGCTCTCCTCGGCATCGGTGCCCGCGGCGGCTTGAAATCCCCCTGGGACACCTGGGCCACCCACGCCAACACCTGGCGCAGGCACGGCGCGCACCTCGTCGCCGTCGACATGCCCAGCGGACTCGACCCCACCAACGGATACCCCAACCCCCAACACGCCCACATCACCGCCGACACCACCGTCACCTTCGGCGGCCTCAAACCCGCCCACATCCTCGCCGCATCCGCCTGCGGCACCACAAAAACCCACGGCCTCGGAATCGACACCCAACTCACCCACCACAACCCCACCCCCTACGCCCACCTCGTCACCGGCGGCCACTGGCCCACTCCCACAGAACACAGCCACAAATACTCCGACGGTGTTACCACCATCCACGCAGGCAGCACCACCTACCCAGGAGCAGCGATCCTCGCCGTCGCCGGTGCCATCCGCGCCACCAGCCCCATGGTCCGCTACCACGGCGACTGCGCCGAAGAAGTCATCCGCGCCTACCCCAGCGTCGTCCACGGCACCGGCCCCACCAACTCCAACGTCATCGGCCCCGGCCATCAAACCACCCCACAACAACTCACCAAACTACTCACCGACCCCACCCCACTGATCATCGACGCCGACGCCCTCACCACCCTCGCCAACAACCCCACCTGCCAACACCACCTCCACCAACGCCACACCAACGGACACTTCACCGTCCTCACCCCACACGACGGCGAATACACTCGCCTCACTAACCACAAACCCCACCCCAACCGCATCCAGGCTGCCACCGAACTCGCCAACCACTACCACTGCACCGTCCTGCTTAAAGGCAAAACCACCACCATCACCGACGGCACCAAAACCTACCTCGTTCACGCCCCCACCAGTTGGGCTGCCACCCCCGGAAGCGGCGACGTCCTCAGCGGCATTATCGGTGCCCTCGTCGCCGCTAACCCCACCACTCAATCCGTCGCCCTCGCCGCCCACGCACACGCCCAAGCCACCGCCACCACCACCCACCCCATCGACGCGCACCAACTCGCCAACCAACTCCCGCACGCCATCACCACCATCATCTCCAACCACAAAACCACCGCCTAAGCCACCACCACCCACCCACAGGACTATCCTCATAAACCATGGACCTGGCGTACACCACCATCAACCTCGAGGCAATCGCCCACAACACCCGCACCCTCAAAGG encodes the following:
- the glmS gene encoding glutamine--fructose-6-phosphate transaminase (isomerizing); the encoded protein is MCGIVGYVGQRPGLTVAVEALRRMEYRGYDSSGVAIADGQGHINVVKKEGKLANLDALIEQVGPDNLAGTTAIGHTRWATHGRPTDANAHPHFSFDKKVAIVHNGIIENFAPLREQLINDGVEMASETDSEVAAHLLAQAYNDGETAGDFEASALKVLNQLEGAFTLLFVHADHPDTVIAARRSTPLIVGVGEGEMFLGSDVAAFIEFTKNAVELGQDNVVVITKDDYKIMNFDGTTAEGKPFTIDWDLAAAEKGGYDSFMLKEIHEQPEAVRDTLAGHFVDGRVVLDEQNLTEQDLKSIDKVFVVACGSAYHSGLLAKYAIEHWVRIPVEIEVASEFRYRDPVLDSRTLVMAISQSGETADTLEAVRHAKAQGAKVLAVCNTNGAQIPRESDAVLYTHAGPEIGVASTKAFLAQVAANYIVGLALAQAHGTKYPDEIAQIWDDLSAIPAKVSDLLNCEDAVLDIARELGAIRTMLFLGRGVGFPVALEGALKLKELAYIHAEGFPAGELKHGPIALIEDDLPVVVVVPSPRGVKVLHSKIVSNIQEIRARGAKTIVIAEEGDTDVEPFANWLIRIPESSTIMQPLLATVPLQFLAAEIARQCGNEDIDKPRNLAKSVTVE
- the glmM gene encoding phosphoglucosamine mutase, which codes for MTRLFGTDGVRGRANQKITAPLALRLGAAAAHVLTSENRTSKRRPTAIIGRDPRVSGEMLAAALAAGMASQGVDVLRVGVLPTPAVAYLTDDYGADMGVMISASHNPMPDNGIKFFAAGGKKLADVVEDEIEATMSHLPETGPTGHGVGRVLEEAPDARERYLLHLNQAVRQDLTGIKVVVDCANGAASEIAPLAYEAAGAEVIAIHNKPNSYNINDECGSTHMDDIMNAVREHGADLGLAHDGDADRCLAVDAEGNLVDGDEIMAILAIAMEDAGKLTKSTLVATVMSNLGLQLSLKELGIKTLATQVGDRYVLEELARGGYALGGEQSGHIVMSDFGTTGDGVLTGLSLMARMAETKMSLRSLADAMKRLPQHLINVPVKDKSIILDDLAVQKAMHDVKSELGENGRVLLRPSGTEELFRVMVEAPTDQLARDITHRLAQVVASVEPKN
- a CDS encoding dienelactone hydrolase family protein, whose protein sequence is MASDLKKNLTRLSKRGPHRVLVGDLDYAGLPGKVYTPAEGNALPAVAFGHDWMTSVDKYHATLRHLASWGIVVAAPNTETGINPNHAGFAQDLTSALQIVTGVKLGEGKATVSPGKIGVVGHGMGGGAAVLSAAGRNKIKACVALYPAATTPSEEAAASAVSCPGLILGAGEDTLVDSGNPAAVAEAWKGEVCYREIDKATQFGFSEALGAKLVLGLGLPQYGAIEIARGLMTGFLLATLEGERKYKAFTDPEAEAKKVTSLTGEQLHERATRYRA
- a CDS encoding acyltransferase family protein, with amino-acid sequence MPSLASKAFGVDRPLSAVDVDTARASRIRRVSALDGLRGIAVLAVVLYHFYGDYLPGGYLGVDMFFVLSGFLITSLLIRERAATGKIDLKKFWVRRARRILPAAVSVLVIMTVITGIIGGDPAVGLPTQFLGTLFFVNNWTQIAGSQSYFADSGVQVFAHYWSLAVEEQFYVFFPLIFVALTRKKIGWTLPTATIVGASASALLMAFLYNPAVDPTRVYYGTDTHSFGLLIGAATAMLLTTTKPGATDSWPTRINPFNDKMLRTVGGLATFVGLLALMVTLPDTAPATYRGGLLAASLCTAVLISSVVAGPSILSSLVNFTPLRWLGERSFSLYLWHWPVVVLLRHLLPTFRPLEVGTIALVISIPLAAWSYVAIEEPIRRGGYKVTAKRFLDHVTADGPAAARAFARLCVSGALIIATIVVLATAPTQSALERDLAEFKKLAEQKMPPPAPAPTSTAPAGPSRTMPTGENIIAIGDSVMLASSPALMEKFPGIYVDGEVSRALVSIPPVLQSYSDQGLLRDVVFLGFGTNSNIQGETIDTVMDIIGPDRTVIITNPYGDRWWIPESRAAIASALERYPNLYVADWCHSAMSDHLLLRPDMIHPTVEGATVYAEDFATALQQWVDDDRQTPPECGL
- a CDS encoding NAD(P)H-hydrate epimerase — its product is MTTTPGTVTTTPIYTPEMVYHAEQPLLATQGLGLMKQAAFALATECARILKHQRPAGPSGARIVVLTGPGNNGGDGLYAAAELARRGAHITIITNTTPHPQALAALQHHHHPHITDDPTTIDTPHLVIDALLGIGARGGLKSPWDTWATHANTWRRHGAHLVAVDMPSGLDPTNGYPNPQHAHITADTTVTFGGLKPAHILAASACGTTKTHGLGIDTQLTHHNPTPYAHLVTGGHWPTPTEHSHKYSDGVTTIHAGSTTYPGAAILAVAGAIRATSPMVRYHGDCAEEVIRAYPSVVHGTGPTNSNVIGPGHQTTPQQLTKLLTDPTPLIIDADALTTLANNPTCQHHLHQRHTNGHFTVLTPHDGEYTRLTNHKPHPNRIQAATELANHYHCTVLLKGKTTTITDGTKTYLVHAPTSWAATPGSGDVLSGIIGALVAANPTTQSVALAAHAHAQATATTTHPIDAHQLANQLPHAITTIISNHKTTA
- a CDS encoding trypsin-like serine protease; this translates as MNTSRRARLLALITATALITTATPTHAQSGLHYDNPPSPEVTAGSPIAQATAYLELGDPAVMQQCTGTLIAPRWVITAKHCYVPGFWDNNTSASTIRFGIDNSGEKYTATELIPSATSDMLLVHLNKPAPGTPLKLDNHNLFKQDTGTNANWASTNLGAQGSTNYRLHSSTGTVERRVVLRDGYYKYPNTPLIKTKINQGRLHPGDSGGPFIVDGKLAGVLSTSDQNAPVGPGEHGFFTPTAEHLTWIAGTIGLAVDTPTGPTMPLQEDGSYLAVNDVPDVSDEPAATPTQPDTTPTEPAPADPAPATVTTTVTVTQPAPAPATVTVTEPAPAPPTVTKVIDYGPPAVITRTETTTITKQKAPETTTRTITKEPTPITITKTHTPTPITTTTTVTKEPTPLTTTVTKPAPAPKTTTVTLPAPAPKTTTVTLPAPAPKTTTVTVTEKPQPTTVTRTVTATVEKPVTTTVTATKTVEKPVTTTATTTATVYRQQPAQPQKTITTTVTAPAKTTTVRIKEPHTTTVTTTVERAHNHTTTVRVPATAQNSSSTGSSDLTPIITGAGIFAALAAILTHIFGTELHNWPIIGWILTSLHR